Proteins encoded in a region of the Vicia villosa cultivar HV-30 ecotype Madison, WI linkage group LG5, Vvil1.0, whole genome shotgun sequence genome:
- the LOC131603771 gene encoding ABC transporter I family member 6, chloroplastic, with translation MAISSSSSSLSLSLPFQFRFSLKPQTRRNFPCVAAATAANSDVPLLQVNDLRAKIVESNLEILKGVNLTVNRGEVHAIMGKNGSGKSTFAKVLVGHPDYEVTGGSVVFKGENLLEMEPEERALEGLFMSFQSPVAIPGVSNDQFLVMAYNARRKKLGLPELGPLECFSYLMEKLQLVNMKPDFLNRNVNEGFSGGERKRNEILQLAVLGADLAILDEIDSGLDVDALRDVASAVNKILTPENSLLMITHYRRILDLLKPSHVHVMDNGKIARTGDLSMVDAIEADGYEPVSALL, from the exons ATGgctatttcatcatcatcatcatcactatcgCTATCTCTTCCATTCCAATTCCGTTTCTCTCTTAAACCCCAAACCCGCCGCAACTTCCCTTGCGTTGCGGCGGCGACGGCGGCGAACAGCGATGTTCCTCTCCTTCAAGTCAatgatcttagagcaaaaatcGTAGAATCCAATCTCGAAATTCTCAAAGGCGTTAATCTCACTGTCAACAGGGGCGAGGTTCACGCTATCATGGGGAAGAACGGTTCTGGGAAAAGCACGTTCGCTAAGGTTCTTGTGGGTCATCCGGATTATGAAGTTACCGGTGGGAGCGTTGTGTTTAAAGGAGAGAATTTGCTTGAGATGGAGCCGGAGGAAAGAGCGCTTGAAGGGCTTTTCATGAGTTTTCAGTCGCCGGTTGCGATTCCGGGGGTTTCGAATGATCAATTTCTTGTTATGGCGTATAATGCGAGGAGGAAGAAACTTGGGCTTCCTGAACTTGGACCCCTTGAG TGTTTTTCTTATCTGATGGAGAAGCTACAACTTGTGAACATGAAGCCTGACTTTCTCAATAGGAATGTAAATGAAGGGTTTAGTGGAGGTGAACGAAAACGCAATGAAATCCTGCAGCTTGCGGTTTTGGGGGCAGATTTGGCTATTTTGGATGAAATTGATTCGGGATTGGATGTTGATGCGCTCAGGGATGTGGCAAGTGCAGTTAATAAAATTCTTACCCCGGAGAATTCTTTGTTGATGATTACTCACTATCGGCGGATTCTTGATCTTTTGAAACCTTCCCATGTTCATGTTATG GACAATGGCAAAATTGCAAGGACAGGCGACCTATCTATGGTAGATGCAATTGAGGCAGATGGATACGAACCAGTCTCCGCTTTACTTTAA
- the LOC131608122 gene encoding uncharacterized protein LOC131608122, which yields MVGSSSRGSSVDSVSHQVLPRCGCDRPMKMWVSNTVQNRNRKFWKCRNAGTGNSCELFLWDDENGDSIKDNTVIHPCCKKCEVLQIQLESVTKKVVKLKIKLEAQKRKTLQIQIAIFMCCLIVGLLYNFM from the exons ATGGTGGGAAGCAGCTCTCGAGGAAGCAGTGTTGATTCAGTGTCCCATCAAGTGTTGCCCAGATGCGGCTGTGATAGACCCATGAAGATGTGGGTCTCCAACACAGTTCAAAACCGGAATCGAAAGTTCTGGAAATGTCGCAATGCTGGG ACTGGCAATAGTTGCGAATTGTTCTTATGGGATGATGAAAATGGAGACTCCATCAAAGACAATACAGTGATTCATCCATGTTGCAAGAAGTGTGAGGTACTTCAAATTCAGTTGGAATCAGTGACAAAGAAAGTGGTGAAATTGAAGATTAAGCTTGAAGCCCAGAAAAGGAAAACTTTGCAGATCCAGATTGCTATATTTATGTGTTGTTTGATAGTTGGTTTATTGTATAATTTCATGTAA